The Manis javanica isolate MJ-LG chromosome 2, MJ_LKY, whole genome shotgun sequence genome contains a region encoding:
- the LOC140845253 gene encoding ankyrin repeat domain-containing protein 26-like, whose amino-acid sequence MMSKKERPDGSDYNHQQDKIAMLKPETQAMKNQKEKKYLEDTEIIKEKDDLQKKTVIKETSTKVMFQYGGRLDFLTSENTMLHSKLQNEKASKERLETEVVVSDNSRLSTATRDHEQSQASERELGFAFHSLRARNEWFLSSQEENMSILSQQLSKAERKVSSLEIELSHTRDALREKTLDLESVQRDLSHIPCQKKNSEHKYENKQDKLNKYIRKQEFLENRLSQLQSENELLRQQLNTAQNKAKNELQTEREKYLTLEGRNKELLDDFNRLKERMKQGENEKRELEVSIQENKHFSKFLKENSK is encoded by the exons ATGATGTCAAAGAAAGAACGGCCTGATGGAAGTGACTATAACCACCAACag GATAAAATTGCCATGCTAAAACCAGAAACACAagcaatgaaaaatcagaaagaaaagaaatatcttgaggacactgaaattataaaagaaaaagatgatcttcaaaagaaaacagtgattaaGGAAACATCTACAAAAGTAATGTTCCAGTATGGTGGACGGCTTGACTTCCTGACATCTGAGAATACAATGCTACATTCTAAGttgcagaatgaaaaagcaagcaaagaaaGATTGGAGACAGaagtagttgtatcagacaatTCTAGACTGTCTACTGCTACCCGTGATCATGAGCAAAGTCAGGCATCAGAAAGAGAACTAGGATTTGCTTTCCATAGTCTTAGAGCAAGAAATGAGTGGTTTCTGTCTAgtcaggaagaaaacatgagcattCTTTCTCAACAGCTTTCTAAAGCTGAACGTAAAGTCAGTAGCCTGGAAATTGAGCTGAGTCACACCAGAGATGCCCTTAGAGAAAAGACTTTGGACTTAGAAAGTGTGCAAAGAGACCTAAGCCACATACCCTGTCAAAAGAAGAACAGTGAACACAAGTATGAGAACAAACAAGataaactgaataaatacatcagaaagcAGGAGTTCTTAGAAAACAGATTATCTCAACTACAAAGTGAAAATGAGTTGCTCCGACAGCAACTGAATACTGCTCAGAACAAAGCTAAAAATGAACTCcaaactgaaagggaaaaatatcttaccctagaaggaaggaataaagaattaCTCGATGATTTTAATCGtctcaaagaaagaatgaaacaaggtgaaaatgagaaaagagaactaGAAGTAAGTatccaggaaaataaacatttttcaaaattcctgaaagaaaattcaaagtaa